In Primulina huaijiensis isolate GDHJ02 chromosome 16, ASM1229523v2, whole genome shotgun sequence, a single genomic region encodes these proteins:
- the LOC140961718 gene encoding uncharacterized protein, with translation MASQDQRKSYADLKRRPLELEVGEKAYVKASPMKGVVRFSKSGKLNPRNVGPFEILERVGTLAYRLALPLDMSRIHNVFHVSQIRICILDSSHILEVAPLLLDDNMNEKLKYEEVSIRIVDTKEQMLRHWTIPYVQVQWSNHTERESTWELEEKMSTLYPYLFKD, from the coding sequence ATGGCATCACAAGATCAACGAAAGAGCTACGCTGACTTGAAAAGAAGGCCGTTAGAGTTAGAAGTCGGtgaaaaggcttatgtcaagGCTTCACCTATGAAGGGAGTAGTCCGCTTCAGCAAATCCGGAAAATTAAACCCAAGAAACGTCGGACCCTTCGAGATTCTTGAAAGAGTTGGAACTCTAGCTTATCGACTAGCCTTGCCACTGGACATGTCAAGAATCCACAACGTCTTCCACGTTTCGCAGATAAGAATATGCATTCTCGACTCGAGTCATATTCTCGAGGTCGCACCCCTGCTACTCGACGACAACATGAATGAAAAACTTAAATATGAAGAGGTCTCTATCCGTATAGTGGACACCAAAGAACAAATGTTACGACACTGGACCATTCCGTATGTACAAGTACAATGGTCAAACCATACTGAGCGAGAATCAACATGGGAGCTAGAGGAGAAGATGAGCACCCTGTATCCCTACCTTTTCAAAGATTAA
- the LOC140962185 gene encoding GRAS family protein RAD1-like, which translates to MMNGWQYFPTLENFDQDSAIRQFCPARVEQEQGEEWGGISQDEEMDMWLTCMDGVIELPPTEVEEIVDTFFNVECFERDNANKSSDGGNDIFDGFQEESPLQFSILDDFCYEADVPLTVEEDESKDYGLFVPCESAGYEMTDGVDQGLQLVHLLLACAEAVGCRDTQLAISILAQIWPCVNPWGDSLQRVSHYFAKGLSSRLSFLQKVNPNGSFTSVIGEVSLITREEKSDAFSLLHLMTPYIGFGFLAANDAISQAAIGKDSLHIVDLGMEHNLQWPSLVRTLARRSEGGPKFIRITGIIGDQDPMDLESSMNGLREEANSLGICLEYHLLAEKVSISSLTREKLELREGEALFVNAMMHLHKHVKESRGSLKTILQSIKKLNPSLLTVVEQDANHNGPFFLGRFLESLHYYSAIFDSLEASYPRSSPQRIMIEEFHFAEEIRNVVAYEGSNRIERHERADQWRRQLGRAGFQVVGLKCLNQAKVLVSDYGCDGYTVGSEKGFLQLGWKGRPIMLASAWQVNN; encoded by the coding sequence ATGATGAATGGATGGCAATATTTTCCTACGTTGGAAAATTTCGATCAAGATTCGGCCATTCGACAGTTTTGCCCTGCTCGAGTTGAGCAAGAACAAGGAGAAGAGTGGGGAGGAATATCACAAGATGAAGAGATGGATATGTGGCTTACTTGTATGGATGGAGTGATTGAATTGCCCCCAACTGAGGTGGAGGAAATCGTCGACACTTTCTTTAACGTCGAATGCTTCGAAAGAGATAATGCCAACAAGTCCTCAGATGGaggaaatgatatttttgatgGATTCCAAGAAGAGAGTCCCTTACAGTTTTCAATTCTTGATGATTTTTGTTATGAGGCAGATGTTCCATTGACGGTTGAAGAAGATGAAAGCAAAGATTACGGGCTTTTCGTGCCTTGTGAGAGTGCAGGATATGAGATGACAGATGGAGTGGATCAAGGGCTACAACTGGTGCATTTGCTATTAGCATGTGCCGAGGCCGTGGGGTGTAGGGACACACAACTAGCGATTTCGATATTAGCACAGATTTGGCCTTGTGTTAATCCTTGGGGAGATTCTCTGCAGAGAGTTTCCCACTATTTTGCAAAGGGATTGAGTTCTAGGCTATCTTTTTTGCAGAAGGTTAACCCGAATGGTTCATTCACGAGTGTAATTGGTGAGGTGTCTTTGATTACAAGAGAGGAAAAGAGTGACGCTTTTTCTTTGTTACACCTAATGACTCCTTATATCGGTTTTGGTTTCTTGGCTGCAAATGATGCTATATCTCAAGCAGCAATAGGAAAAGACTCTTTGCACATTGTTGATCTAGGGATGGAGCATAATCTCCAATGGCCTTCTCTGGTGAGAACTTTGGCACGTCGAAGCGAAGGCGGCCCGAAATTTATCAGAATAACAGGTATCATTGGGGATCAAGACCCAATGGATCTTGAAAGTAGTATGAATGGACTTCGTGAAGAAGCCAATTCTCTTGGCATTTGCCTTGAGTACCATTTGCTGGCAGAGAAAGTGTCGATATCGTCGTTGACTCGAGAAAAACTAGAACTAAGAGAAGGCGAGGCCTTGTTTGTGAACGCCATGATGCACTTGCACAAGCATGTTAAGGAAAGTAGAGGGTCTTTGAAAACCATTCTTCAATCAATCAAGAAACTGAATCCATCCCTCCTCACTGTGGTTGAGCAAGATGCCAACCACAATGGACCTTTCTTTCTTGGAAGATTTTTGGAATCTCTTCACTACTATTCAGCCATATTTGATTCCCTCGAGGCCAGCTACCCAAGAAGTAGCCCACAAAGGATCATGATCGAAGAATTTCACTTCGCAGAGGAAATCCGAAATGTTGTAGCCTATGAAGGCTCTAACAGGATTGAGAGGCATGAAAGGGCAGATCAATGGCGACGGCAACTCGGTCGTGCCGGTTTCCAAGTGGTGGGATTGAAGTGTTTGAACCAAGCTAAAGTTCTGGTATCTGATTATGGGTGTGATGGTTATACCGTGGGAAGTGAGAAGGGCTTCCTGCAGCTTGGATGGAAAGGGAGACCAATAATGCTAGCATCAGCATGGCAAGTGAACAATTGA
- the LOC140961533 gene encoding pentatricopeptide repeat-containing protein At1g79490, mitochondrial, with product MVLRSLLLYKNVGHSRNIFQQSLVKLRFLPFWSYTSSNPSLVSIFFGTSERYYCSGKRGGEKPNEWTEEIDYLDESGSVIYSGRGIRSVEPRVDDHVMVGGLKKPILNVSAVAKIVEVVRRWRWGPEMETQLDKLQFVPNMTHVTQALKIIDDSDALMSLFRWAKRQSWYFPNDECYVMLFDKLNLSRDFDGIQSIFEEMVSDSSGNGTPSFGAYSRVLQYLAKAEKLEVTFCCFKKIQELACKLDTQTYNSLITLFLNKGLPYKAFEIYENMEKDGCSLDASTYDLMIPNLAKSGRLDAALKLFQEMKQKNYRPSPGIFVALVDTMGKAGRLDTSMKIYMEMQGFGLRASGSMFVSLIESFVKAGKLETALRLWDEMKKAGFRPNYGLYTLVVESHAKSGKLEIAMSIFSDMEKAGFLPTPSTYSSLLEMHAASEQMDAAMKLYNSMINAGLRPSLSTYTALLTLLAKKKLVDVAAKILLEMKAMGYSVEVNASDVLMVYIKDGSIDLALRWLRFMGSSGIRTNNFIIRQLFESCMKCGLYDSAKPLLETYVNAAAKVDLILYTSILAYLVRCQEEHNERHLMSILSATNHKAHAFLCGLFIGPEQRKQPVLTFVREFFQGIDYELEEGAARYFVNVLLNYLVLMGQINRARCVWKVSYENKLFPKAIVFDQHVAWSLDVRNLSVGAALIAVVHTLHRFRKRMLYYGVVPRRIKLVTGPTLKIVVAQMLSSVESPFEVSKVVLRAPGDSVLEWFKKPIVQQFLLNEIPSRSDILMHKLNTLFPCSAPEIRSLSPPKPLLSGKKL from the coding sequence ATGGTACTGCGTAGCCTGTTGTTGTATAAAAATGTCGGGCATTCAAGAAACATATTTCAGCAAAGTCTTGTAAAGCTTCGATTTTTACCGTTTTGGAGTTATACCAGTTCAAATCCATCGTTGGTCTCAATCTTTTTTGGGACAAGTGAGCGTTATTACTGTTCCGGGAAGCGTGGTGGTGAAAAGCCCAATGAGTGGACGGAAGAAATAGACTATTTGGATGAATCGGGCAGTGTTATTTACTCTGGTAGGGGAATAAGGTCTGTTGAGCCTCGTGTTGATGACCATGTGATGGTAGGTGGATTGAAAAAACCCATTTTGAACGTCTCAGCTGTGGCTAAGATTGTTGAGGTTGTGAGAAGGTGGCGGTGGGGGCCGGAAATGGAGACACAGTTGGATAAGCTGCAGTTTGTGCCAAACATGACACATGTTACGCAGGCTTTGAAGATAATCGATGATAGTGATGCTTTGATGAGTTTGTTTAGGTGGGCCAAGAGGCAATCTTGGTATTTTCCCAATGATGAGTGCTATGTTATGTTGTTTGACAAGTTGAATTTGAGCAGAGATTTCGATGGTATTCAGTCAATTTTTGAGGAAATGGTTAGTGATTCAAGTGGAAATGGGACACCGTCTTTTGGTGCATACAGTAGGGTGCTTCAATATCTGGCTAAGGCTGAGAAATTGGAGGTTACCTTTTGTTGTTTCAAGAAAATTCAGGAGTTGGCTTGTAAACTTGATACTCAAACTTATAATTCCCTCATAACTTTGTTTCTTAATAAAGGGCTACCTTACAAGGCATTTGAAATCTACGAGAACATGGAAAAGGATGGGTGTTCTTTAGATGCATCCACTTATGACTTGATGATACCAAACCTTGCTAAGTCCGGCCGCCTTGATGCTGCACTGAAGCTTTTCCAGGAGATGAAACAAAAGAATTATCGACCAAGTCCTGGGATTTTTGTTGCCCTTGTTGATACAATGGGCAAGGCTGGGAGACTAGATACATCGATGAAAATTTATATGGAAATGCAAGGTTTTGGGTTAAGGGCATCGGGATCCATGTTTGTTTCTCTAATTGAATCTTTTGTTAAAGCTGGAAAGCTGGAGACAGCACTAAGACTCTGGGATGAGATGAAAAAAGCTGGATTCAGACCTAACTATGGACTGTACACATTGGTTGTTGAATCCCATGCTAAATCCGGGAAGCTTGAGATAGCTATGTCCATCTTCTCAGACATGGAAAAGGCTGGTTTTTTACCTACTCCATCTACTTACTCCTCTCTCTTGGAAATGCATGCTGCTTCTGAGCAAATGGATGCTGCCATGAAGCTCTATAACTCCATGATAAATGCTGGTTTGAGACCTAGTCTGAGCACTTATACAGCTCTTTTGACTTTGCTGGCAAAAAAGAAGCTAGTGGATGTGGCTGCAAAGATTTTGCTTGAGATGAAGGCCATGGGTTACTCTGTTGAGGTGAATGCTAGTGACGTTCTTATGGTTTATATAAAGGATGGTTCCATTGATCTTGCTTTGAGGTGGCTGCGCTTCATGGGTTCATCTGGCATTCGAACAAACAACTTCATAATTAGGCAGCTATTTGAGTCGTGCATGAAGTGTGGTTTGTATGACTCCGCCAAGCCTCTCCTTGAGACATATGTTAATGCCGCTGCAAAGGTGGATCTTATTCTTTACACATCAATTTTGGCTTATCTTGTAAGATGCCAGGAAGAGCACAATGAGAGGCATTTAATGTCAATTTTGAGTGCTACAAACCATAAAGCTCATGCATTCTTGTGCGGACTCTTTATCGGACCTGAACAGCGGAAACAACCAGTTCTGACCTTTGTGAGGGAGTTTTTCCAAggtattgattatgagttggaAGAAGGAGCTGCTAGATACTTTGTCAATGTCCTCCTTAACTACTTGGTGCTAATGGGACAAATTAACCGTGCTCGGTGTGTATGGAAAGTCTCTTATGAAAACAAGCTTTTTCCTAAAGCTATTGTGTTCGATCAACATGTTGCGTGGTCTCTCGATGTTAGGAACCTGTCTGTTGGAGCAGCTCTTATAGCGGTTGTGCATACACTTCATAGATTCAGAAAAAGAATGTTATATTATGGTGTTGTTCCAAGACGGATTAAGTTAGTCACTGGACCAACTTTGAAGATAGTTGTAGCACAGATGCTAAGCTCCGTGGAATCTCCATTTGAGGTCAGTAAGGTTGTCTTAAGGGCTCCGGGTGATTCCGTGCTAGAGTGGTTTAAGAAACCAATTGTCCAGCAATTTCTTTTAAATGAGATTCCATCAAGATCCGACATTCTGATGCATAAGCTTAACACCTTGTTTCCTTGTTCTGCACCTGAAATCAGATCCTTGTCCCCTCCTAAACCGCTTCTTTCCGGAAAGAAATTGTAA